In Alosa alosa isolate M-15738 ecotype Scorff River chromosome 23, AALO_Geno_1.1, whole genome shotgun sequence, a single window of DNA contains:
- the LOC125288608 gene encoding myosin heavy chain, fast skeletal muscle-like, with product MGDSDMATYGKAAIYLRKPERERMEAQSKPFDAKSACFVVDKEELYVKGTIKKKEGGKVVVETLETKEEKTVKEDEVFPLNPPKYDKIEDMAMMTHLNEASVLYNLKERYAAWMIYTYSGLFCVTVNPYKWLPVYDTEVVNAYRGKKRVEAPPHIFSVSDNAFQFMLQDRENQSVLITGESGAGKTVNTKRVIQYFATIAVSGGKKTEAPAGSSGKIKGSLEDQIIAANPLLEAYGNAKTVRNDNSSRFGKFIRIHFATSGKLASADIETYLLEKSRVSFQLPDERGYHIFFQMMTNHKPEIIEMCLITSNPYDFPMCSQGQIAVASIDDKEELDATDDAIDILGFTPDEKVTIYKLTGAVLHHGNMKFKQKQREEQAEPDGNEDADKISYLLGLNSADMLKALCYPRVKVGNEYVTKGQTVAQVNNSVAALSKSIYERMFLWMVIRINEMLDTKQPRQFYIGVLDIAGFEIFDYNSMEQLCINFTNEKLQQFFNHTMFVLEQEEYKKEGIVWEFIDFGMDLAACIELIEKPMGIFAILEEECMFPKASDTTFKNKLYDQHLGKNKAFEKPKPKKGKPEAHFSMVHYAGTVDYNVTGWLDKNKDPLNDSVVQLYQKSGVKLLPVLYPPVVEETGGKKKKKGGSMMTVSSQFRENLGKLMTNLRSTHPHFVRCLIPNEIKKPGYMQNFLVIHQLRCNGVLEGIRICRKGFPSRILYGDFKQRYKVLNASVIPEGQFIDNKKAAEKLLGSIDVDHT from the exons ATGGGGGACAGTGATATGGCCACCTATGGCAAAGCTGCCATCTACCTTCGTAagcctgagagggagagaatggaggcCCAAAGCAAACCCTTTGATGCAAAGAGTGCTTGCTTTGTGGTTGATAAAGAGGAGTTGTACGTCAAGGGTACAATTAAAAAGAAGGAAGGTGGCAAAGTCGTTGTTGAAACGCTTGAAACCAAGGAG GAAAAGACAGTGAAGGAAGACGAAGTCTTCCCCTTGAATCCTCCCAAATACGACAAAATTGAGGACATGGCCATGATGACCCACCTCAATGAAGCCTCTGTCCTGTATAACCTCAAAGAGCGTTATGCAGCATGGATGATCTAT ACCTACTCTGGACTTTTCTGTGTCACTGTGAACCCCTACAAGTGGCTCCCAGTGTACGACACAGAAGTGGTGAATGCCTACAGAGGCAAGAAGCGCGTGGAGGCCCCGCCCCAcatcttctctgtctctgacaATGCATTTCAGTTCATGCTCCAAG ACCGAGAGAATCAGTCTGTCCTGATCAC TGGAGAATCTGGTGCTGGCAAGACTGTAAACACCAAACGTGTCATCCAGTACTTTGCAACAATTGCAGTGTCTGGTGGGAAGAAGACAGAGGCACCAGCCGGCAGCAGTGGAAAAATTAAG GGCTCTCTTGAAGACCAGATTATTGCCGCAAACCCACTGCTGGAGGCTTATGGTAATGCCAAGACTGTGAGGAATGACAACTCTTCACGTTTC GGAAAATTCATCAGAATTCACTTTGCCACATCTGGAAAACTGGCTAGCGCTGATATTGAGACTT ACCTGCTGGAGAAGTCTAGAGTGTCATTCCAGCTTCCTGATGAGAGAGGCTACCACATCTTCTTCCAGATGATGACCAACCACAAGCCTGAAATTATAG AAATGTGCCTCATCACTTCCAACCCTTATGACTTCCCAATGTGCAGTCAGGGTCAGATCGCTGTAGCGAGCATTGATGACAAAGAGGAGTTGGATGCCACAGAT GATGCCATTGACATCCTGGGTTTCACTCCAGATGAGAAAGTCACCATTTACAAGCTGACTGGTGCTGTGCTCCATCATGGCAACATGAAATTCAAGCAGAAGCAGCGTGAGGAGCAGGCTGAGCCTGATGGCAATGAGG ATGCTGACAAAATCTCTTACCTCTTGGGCCTGAACTCCGCTGACATGCTGAAGGCTTTATGCTACCCAAGAGTGAAAGTCGGAAATGAGTATGTCACCAAGGGTCAGACTGTGGCACAG GTCAATAACTCAGTTGCGGCCTTATCCAAGTCCATCTATGAGAGGATGTTCTTGTGGATGGTCATCCGTATAAACGAGATGTTGGACACTAAACAGCCAAGACAGTTCTATATCGGTGTGCTGGATATTGCTGGTTTTGAGATTTTTGAT TACAACAGCATGGAACAGCTATGCATCAACTTCACCAATGAGAAACTGCAACAGTTCTTCAACCACACCATGTTCGTTCTGGAGCAAGAGGAATACAAGAAAGAAGGCATTGTATGGGAGTTCATTGACTTCGGCATGGACTTAGCTGCTTGCATTGAGCTCATTGAGAAG CCTATGGGAATCTTTGCCATCCTTGAAGAGGAGTGCATGTTCCCCAAGGCTTCTGACACCACTTTTAAGAACAAGCTGTATGACCAGCATCTTGGCAAAAATAAGGCCTTTGAGAAGCCCAAGCCCAAAAAGGGCAAGCCTGAGGCCCACTTCTCCATGGTGCACTATGCCGGCACTGTGGACTACAATGTTACAGGGTGGCTGGACAAGAACAAGGATCCACTGAACGATTCTGTTGTGCAGCTGTACCAGAAGTCGGGAGTAAAACTCCTGCCTGTCTTGTACCCACCTGTTGTTGAGG AGactggtgggaagaagaagaagaagggtgGCTCCATGATGACTGTGTCATCACAGTTCAGG GAGAACTTGGGCAAACTGATGACCAACTTGAGGAGCACCCATCCTCACTTTGTGCGTTGCCTGATTCCAAATGAAATTAAGAAACCAG GTTATATGCAGAACTTCCTCGTCATCCACCAGCTCAGGTGCAATGGTGTGCTGGAGGGTATCAGAATCTGCAGAAAGGGTTTCCCAAGCAGGATCCTTTATGGTGACTTCAAACAAAG ATACAAAGTGCTAAATGCCAGTGTCATCCCTGAAGGCCAGTTCATTGATAACAAGAAGGCTGCTGAGAAGCTCTTGGGATCCATTGATGTTGATCACACATAA